A genome region from Brassica oleracea var. oleracea cultivar TO1000 chromosome C2, BOL, whole genome shotgun sequence includes the following:
- the LOC106326362 gene encoding uncharacterized protein LOC106326362 — protein MGPKTSHKVALLFSLLLLILTISSQARVIEAASRKLASGRNIVYTPSSKSCGATHATWKKKKRGPCRRPPRTAPASYQSP, from the exons ATGGGTCCAAAAACATCACATAAGGTTGCTCTTTTGTTCTCTCTTCTCCTTTTGATTTTGACGATTTCCTCTCAAGCTAGAGTCATCGAGGCTGCAAGCCGAAAACTTG CATCCGGAAGGAACATCGTGTATACTCCATCTTCAAAATCTTGCGGAGCGACCCACGCAACGTGGAAGAAGAAGAAACGCGGACCATGTAGACGTCCTCCAAGAACTGCTCCAGCTTCTTACCAATCACCATAA
- the LOC106324737 gene encoding enoyl-CoA delta isomerase 1, peroxisomal: MCTLEKRGRLFLLKLTGDGEHRLNPTLLDNIRSAITQIRSDPSSSQSVLITTSDGKFFSNGYDLALAASDPPLRAVMAAKLQSLVADLISLPMPTIAAVTGHASAAGFLLAMSHDYILMRRDRGFLYMSELDIELVLPAWFMSMIRMKVVSPAAKRDVALTAEKITADRGLEMGIVDSSHGSAGETVEAAVKLGEEIVRRGADGHVYGRMRETLLREVLHAIGSNESASNGVRNSGSKL, from the coding sequence ATGTGTACATTGGAGAAGCGTGGTCGACTTTTCCTACTGAAACTCACCGGCGACGGCGAACACCGTCTCAACCCTACCTTACTCGACAACATCCGCTCCGCCATCACACAAATCCGTTCCGATCCATCGTCTTCACAATCGGTCCTCATCACAACCTCCGATGGAAAATTCTTCTCCAACGGCTACGATCTCGCCTTAGCCGCATCGGATCCTCCTCTCCGCGCTGTCATGGCCGCCAAACTCCAATCCTTGGTGGCCGATCTCATCTCTCTCCCTATGCCGACGATCGCCGCCGTAACCGGTCACGCCTCCGCCGCGGGATTCCTTCTCGCGATGAGTCACGACTATATATTGATGCGTCGCGACAGAGGGTTTCTGTATATGAGTGAGCTGGATATCGAGCTTGTGCTTCCTGCGTGGTTTATGTCTATGATCCGGATGAAGGTTGTTTCTCCGGCGGCGAAAAGAGACGTGGCGTTGACGGCGGAGAAAATTACGGCGGATCGGGGTTTGGAGATGGGAATCGTGGATTCCAGTCATGGTAGTGCGGGGGAGACGGTTGAAGCCGCCGTAAAGTTGGGAGAGGAGATAGTTCGACGGGGAGCTGATGGACACGTGTATGGTAGGATGAGAGAGACTCTTTTAAGAGAGGTTCTCCATGCGATTGGTTCAAACGAGAGCGCTTCCAATGGAGTGCGAAACAGCGGATCTAAATTGTAA